A single genomic interval of Candidatus Gracilibacteria bacterium harbors:
- a CDS encoding superoxide dismutase: protein MTHTLPTLPYAMNALAPYISEETLQFHHGKHHQTYVDNLNKLIPGTEYENLSLEEIIRKAPAGGIFNNAAQIWNHTFYFETLTSVENMPKESPKPGESPLYDAISLKWGDGMGFVAEFNKAALANFGSGWTWLVKKSDGTLDIVSTSNAATPLTTGDTPLLTCDIWEHAYYIDYRNARAKYLENFWHVVNWAKVEERFNA, encoded by the coding sequence ATGACACACACACTCCCAACTCTCCCATATGCGATGAATGCACTTGCGCCATATATCAGTGAGGAGACACTTCAGTTCCATCATGGAAAACATCACCAGACCTACGTCGATAACCTGAATAAGCTCATTCCTGGAACGGAGTATGAGAATCTCTCACTCGAAGAAATCATCCGAAAAGCGCCAGCAGGAGGAATCTTCAATAATGCTGCACAAATCTGGAATCATACATTCTACTTTGAAACACTTACGTCAGTTGAGAATATGCCAAAAGAGTCTCCAAAACCAGGCGAGAGTCCTCTCTATGATGCTATATCTCTGAAATGGGGGGATGGTATGGGATTCGTTGCTGAGTTCAATAAGGCAGCGCTAGCGAATTTCGGTTCTGGGTGGACTTGGCTCGTGAAGAAATCTGATGGAACACTCGATATTGTCTCGACATCGAATGCAGCAACTCCACTCACGACAGGGGACACACCACTTCTGACCTGCGATATCTGGGAACATGCATACTATATCGACTATCGCAATGCTCGTGCGAAATATCTCGAGAATTTCTGGCATGTGGTGAATTGGGCGAAAGTAGAAGAACGATTCAATGCATAA